A genomic stretch from Diachasmimorpha longicaudata isolate KC_UGA_2023 chromosome 2, iyDiaLong2, whole genome shotgun sequence includes:
- the LOC135173124 gene encoding sodium-independent sulfate anion transporter-like: protein MAIVHKREDCDSGTGKIRGFLCQRVPILSWLPQYDSEKAISDAIAGITVGLTVMPQGLAYAILAGLEPQYGLYSAFMGAIVYVVFGSCKDITIGPTALMAIMTHEYVQGKSPDFAVLLAFLAGCLQLVMACLHLDVLIDFISIPVTVGFTSATSVIIVASQLKGMLGLKITSSGFIDTITKVLKNIGDTNPWDAGMSFSCIIFLLSLRKMKDIKFGSQSGKPSRDRRILAKIIWLISTARNAIVVVVCSTIAYKMNSTTGSPFILTGPVRSGLPPFGLPPFSTISNDKELNFLEMCSELGPAIFLVPIIGVLGNVAIAKAFANGASVDATQELLTLGLCNVLGSCARAMPVTGSFSRSAVNHASGVKTPMSGLYTGLLIILALSLLTPYFYFIPKASLAAVIICAVIYMIEYEVVKLMWRSSKKDLIPMFVTFFLCLGIGVEYGILVGVGINLMFLLYPSARPTIHVEKCMTESGTDYLLVTPGNSLYFPAVDFIKQFVGHAGVREGSSQLPVVVDCRYVLGADFTAAKGIAALIEEFNMRKQGLYFFNPRSDVVAVLRGACGEDFQHVATQEELSYLLYRNRDKSSQPLSLKRDLSCEILMTPGIELTHRPSHTNYHELSEVKRTLLPATAS, encoded by the exons ATGGCTATTGTTCACAAACGTGAGGATTGTGACAGTGGGACTGGAAAGATCAGAGGATTTTTATGTCAACGAGTGCCGATACTATCCTGGTTGCCGCAATATGACTCAGAGAAGGCAATCAGCGATGCTATTGCAGGGATTACGGTGGGCCTCACTGTCATGCCGCAAGGACTTGCTTATGCTATTTTAGCGGGACTCGAACCACAG TACGGATTGTACTCTGCATTTATGGGCGCCATTGTTTACGTTGTCTTCGGCTCCTGCAAAGACATCACAATAGGACCGACAGCATTGATGGCAATAATGACGCACGAGTATGTCCAGGGAAAGAGTCCAGATTTCGCTGTTCTCCTCGCTTTCCTCGCCGGCTGTCTTCAACTCGTCATGGCATGTCTACATTTAG ATGTTCTCATCGACTTCATCTCGATCCCCGTAACCGTTGGTTTCACCTCAGCAACATCAGTGATAATCGTCGCATCCCAGCTGAAGGGAATGCTCGGCCTGAAGATCACATCGTCCGGCTTCATCGACACAATCACCAAGGTTCTGAAGAACATTGGTGATACGAATCCCTGGGACGCTGGTATGAGTTTCTCCTGCATTATCTTCCTCCTGTCCCTGAGGAAGATGAAAGACATAAAGTTTGGATCACAAAGTGGAAAGCCCTCGAGGGATCGACGAATTCTCGCCAAAATAATCTGGCTCATTTCAACAGCAAGAAATGCCATTGTCGTTGTCGTCTGTTCAACAATTGCCTATAAAATGAATTCCACAACGGGCTCGCCCTTCATTCTGACTGGACCAGTGAGATCAGGTTTGCCACCATTTGGCTTACCTCCATTCTCCACCATCAGCAACGACAAAGAGCTGAATTTTCTGGAGATGTGCAGTGAATTGGGTCCTGCGATATTCCTAGTTCCCATAATTGGAGTTCTGGGTAATGTAGCCATTGCCAAGGCATTCGCTAATGGTGCTAGTGTGGATGCAACGCAGGAGTTGCTGACCCTGGGACTGTGCAATGTACTGGGGTCTTGTGCTAGGGCCATGCCGGTCACTGGATCCTTCAGCAGATCTGCGGTCAATCATGCCAGTGGAGTCAAGACACCCATGTCTGGACTTTACACTGGGCTTCTAATTATTCTCGCACTGAGCCTTCTCACACCTTATTTTTACTTTATTCCCAAAG CGTCTCTGGCGGCAGTCATAATATGCGCTGTTATCTATATGATTGAGTACGAGGTAGTAAAACTCATGTGGAGGTCGAGTAAGAAGGACCTGATTCCAATGTTCGTGACTTTCTTCCTCTGCCTTGGGATTGGCGTTGAATACGGTATTTTGGTCGGTGTGGGAATTAATCTCATGTTCCTGTTGTACCCGTCAGCCAGACCCACTATTCATGTTGAAAAGTGTATG ACGGAGTCAGGAACTGATTATCTCCTAGTGACACCCGGAAATAGCCTCTACTTCCCAGCAGTGGATTTCATAAAACAGTTTGTTGGTCATGCTGGAGTTAGAGAGGGCTCCAGCCAATTACCAGTTGTAGTTGATTGCAGATACGTTTTAGGCGCTGATTTCACAGCAGCCAAG GGAATTGCAGCACTCATTGAAGAGTTCAACATGAGAAAACAGGGACTTTACTTCTTCAATCCACGGTCAGACGTTGTGGCTGTGTTGCGCGGAGCTTGTGGAGAGGATTTTCAACATGTCGCGACTCAGGAGGAGTTGTCGTATCTTCTATATCGGAATCGAG ACAAATCCTCTCAACCACTATCCCTGAAGCGTGATCTCTCCTGCGAGATTCTCATGACTCCCGGCATCGAGTTAACCCACCGGCCCTCCCACACAAATTACCACGAGTTGAGCGAAGTTAAGAGGACCCTCCTTCCTGCTACTGCCAGCTGA